A genome region from Penicillium psychrofluorescens genome assembly, chromosome: 3 includes the following:
- a CDS encoding uncharacterized protein (ID:PFLUO_005587-T1.cds;~source:funannotate), whose product MRFSTVASIGLMASAASAVPHRKIRRDNGPLNVVYWGQNGGSAVENNDMSSYCTGQSGIDVIVLSFLDVYGNGQMIPSGSFGQSCSVSSSGEGQGCESIGSAITTCQNAGVKVLVSLGGAAGSYSLASQAEAETIGANLWSAYGGGGNGSVPRPFGNAAVDGWDFDIEVATGNEYYQYLISTLRSKFTQDSSKTYLISGAPQCPIPEPNMQAIITTSQFDYLWVQFYNNPGCSMPAPNFSAWVANVANTPSSRAKIFLGVPASADAATGTASGAQYYVDPTALATVVSSIGANSTSSGFGGIMMWDAGFSDGNMEGACTYAQQAKSILTTGAPC is encoded by the coding sequence ATGCGTTTCTCAACTGTGGCTAGCATTGGTCTTATGGCTTCCGCGGCGTCGGCTGTGCCGCACCGCAAGATTCGTCGTGACAACGGTCCTCTGAACGTCGTCTACTGGGGTCAGAATGGGGGCAGTGCCGTCGAGAACAACGACATGTCTTCCTACTGCACCGGGCAATCCGGAATTGACGTGATTGTTCTATCGTTCCTTGACGTATATGGCAATGGTCAGATGATTCCTAGTGGATCTTTTGGCCAAAGTTGCAGTGTTTCCAGCTCCGGTGAGGGCCAGGGCTGTGAGTCCATCGGCTCGGCTATCACGACTTGCCAGAACGCGGGCGTCAAGGTGCTTGTCTCgcttggcggtgctgctggatcttACAGTTTGGCCTCGCaggcggaggcggagaccATTGGTGCGAACCTGTGGTCTGCctatggcggcggcggcaatgGCTCCGTTCCCCGTCCCTTCGGAAATGCCGCCGTCGATGGCTGGGATTTCGATATCGAAGTCGCCACTGGAAACGAGTACTACCAATACCTGATTTCGACTCTGCGCTCCAAGTTCACCCAAGATTCCAGCAAGACCTATCTCATCTCTGGGGCTCCGCAGTGCCCGATTCCCGAGCCGAACATGCAGGCAatcatcaccacctcgcAGTTCGATTACCTCTGGGTCCAGTTCTACAACAACCCTGGCTGCTCCATGCCCGCCCCCAACTTCAGCGCGTGGGTTGCGAACGTCGCCAATACTCCCTCATCCCGCGCAAAGATCTTCCTCGGTGTTCCCGCCTCCGCAGATGCCGCCACGGGCACCGCCTCCGGCGCGCAGTACTACGTTGACCCCACCGCTCTGGCAACCGTTGTCAGTAGCATTGGCGCCAACAGCACTTCTTCTGGCTTCGGCGGTATCATGATGTGGGACGCTGGTTTCTCCGACGGCAACATGGAGGGCGCCTGCACTTatgcccagcaggccaaGTCTATCCTCACAACCGGCGCGCCCTGCTAA